From a region of the Paraburkholderia hospita genome:
- a CDS encoding AraC family transcriptional regulator, with protein MTSTRFRDNARYWRTPLLPGADLLTAEYHDHEFTPHWHDAYTIPVIEAGAETYRYQGSRHVAEAGSVPIINPGEVHTGSRAMDEGWRYRVMYAPVDFIHALAEDIAGRAQPLPWFDADVIRDADLAVRLSRAHQLLEANGDPLVAETAMLDALSTLLVRYGRTRPDTPQLATDDTRVVTMKEQLAGDLAAPLKLADLADTVGLSQFHAARLFTRATGLPPHAWRNQVRLQRSLAPLRAGVSVADVAAAGGFTDQSHFTRHFRRMFGVPPGRWQSA; from the coding sequence ATGACTTCGACCCGCTTCCGCGATAACGCCCGTTACTGGCGCACGCCGCTTCTGCCCGGCGCGGATCTGCTCACGGCCGAATATCACGATCACGAGTTCACGCCGCACTGGCACGACGCGTACACGATTCCCGTGATCGAGGCGGGAGCGGAAACGTATCGGTATCAGGGTTCGCGCCACGTCGCCGAGGCGGGCAGCGTGCCCATCATCAATCCCGGCGAAGTGCATACCGGTTCGCGCGCCATGGACGAAGGCTGGCGCTATCGCGTGATGTACGCACCCGTCGATTTCATTCACGCGCTCGCTGAAGACATCGCGGGCCGCGCGCAGCCGCTGCCGTGGTTCGATGCCGACGTGATCCGCGATGCCGACCTTGCCGTGCGGCTGTCGCGCGCGCATCAGTTGCTGGAGGCGAACGGCGATCCGCTCGTCGCGGAAACGGCGATGCTCGACGCGCTGTCGACGCTGCTCGTGCGCTACGGCCGCACGCGTCCCGACACGCCGCAACTCGCCACCGACGATACGCGCGTCGTCACGATGAAAGAGCAACTGGCCGGCGATCTGGCCGCGCCGCTCAAGCTCGCGGATCTCGCCGATACCGTCGGCCTGTCGCAGTTTCATGCCGCGCGGCTTTTCACTCGCGCGACGGGATTGCCGCCGCACGCGTGGCGCAATCAGGTCCGTCTGCAGCGCTCGCTCGCGCCGTTGCGTGCTGGCGTATCGGTGGCCGATGTGGCGGCGGCAGGCGGCTTCACCGATCAAAGCCACTTCACGCGGCATTTCCGGCGCATGTTCGGCGTGCCGCCGGGGCGCTGGCAATCGGCCTGA
- a CDS encoding AzlD domain-containing protein, with product MNYVLLILGMAVITWLIRAAVFVLGDRIVFPPLVRTALGFVPVTVLTAIIVPMTVSPHGTDAELTWRNPQLVGALAAVAVSALTRRPLLTIAVGLAVFFLWQGVVLK from the coding sequence ATGAACTACGTGCTTCTGATTCTCGGCATGGCCGTCATCACATGGCTGATCCGCGCCGCGGTGTTCGTGCTCGGCGACCGCATCGTGTTTCCGCCGCTCGTGCGCACCGCGCTCGGCTTCGTGCCCGTCACCGTGCTGACGGCGATCATTGTCCCGATGACCGTGTCGCCGCACGGCACAGACGCCGAACTCACGTGGCGCAACCCGCAGCTGGTCGGCGCGCTGGCCGCCGTGGCCGTCAGCGCCCTCACGCGCCGTCCGCTGCTCACCATCGCGGTCGGCCTCGCCGTGTTCTTCCTCTGGCAAGGCGTCGTGCTGAAGTAA
- a CDS encoding DUF4088 family protein, with amino-acid sequence MGQITLNIKDETLASLRKDFEAFVRVSVKLDPQFATPSFEDFLRAKLLDNMVPLTEHAVQRMLQGGQYAWAKRTLDKEFPDVVAILMKQASEFGFGFAARSEWTPEELAKQSREWAAAIVKEAEGSPSLVDPLAAQIKSAAQDIQALEEVMQTPAWRLAESLRQRVYEAKVACETSVGSAAREKLGELRGLLRLGISHGSFQKQEAQQIMEYLRLLKPEIFVEEPYDVFTRLAAWLRNFFMPPPRPQQQQQRQSR; translated from the coding sequence ATGGGTCAGATTACCCTTAACATCAAGGACGAAACGCTCGCATCCTTGCGAAAGGATTTCGAGGCGTTCGTGCGGGTCTCAGTGAAGCTGGACCCGCAGTTCGCGACGCCGTCGTTCGAGGATTTTCTGCGTGCAAAGCTCCTCGACAACATGGTGCCGCTGACGGAGCACGCCGTGCAGCGGATGCTGCAGGGCGGCCAGTACGCATGGGCGAAGCGCACGCTGGACAAGGAGTTTCCGGATGTCGTCGCGATCCTGATGAAGCAGGCAAGCGAGTTCGGTTTCGGCTTTGCCGCGCGCTCGGAATGGACGCCCGAAGAACTCGCGAAGCAGAGCCGCGAGTGGGCCGCTGCGATCGTCAAGGAAGCGGAAGGCTCGCCTTCGCTGGTGGACCCGCTCGCCGCGCAAATCAAGTCGGCGGCGCAGGATATCCAGGCGCTCGAAGAAGTGATGCAGACGCCCGCGTGGCGTCTGGCGGAATCGCTGCGTCAGCGGGTGTACGAGGCGAAGGTCGCGTGCGAAACCAGCGTGGGCAGCGCCGCGCGCGAAAAGCTCGGCGAATTGCGCGGCCTGCTGCGTCTGGGTATTTCGCACGGCTCGTTCCAGAAACAGGAAGCGCAGCAGATCATGGAATATCTGCGGCTCCTGAAGCCGGAGATTTTCGTCGAAGAGCCGTATGACGTATTCACGCGGCTCGCCGCCTGGCTGCGCAACTTCTTCATGCCGCCGCCGCGCCCGCAGCAGCAACAACAGCGGCAGTCGCGCTAA
- a CDS encoding ATP-dependent helicase produces the protein MDIQYASPSLSDPPIVLSVADSPSSSSSAATDSPAAAATAATSDWLAKLNDAQREAVEYGTDDIAHPSGALLVIAGAGSGKTNTLAHRVANLVVKGVDPRRILLLTFSRRAALEMTRRVTRIAGAALGTRAALAQGLTWSGTFHGVGARLLREYADLIGLAPTFTINDREDSADLMNLVRHELGLSAKEKRFPSKSACFAIYSRVVNTGASLADVLNSAFPWCREWEADLRMLFAAYVDAKQKQSVLDYDDLLLYWSHMAAEPAIAADLSGRFDHVLVDEYQDTNRLQASILLALKPDGRGLTVVGDDAQSIYSFRGATVRNILDFPSHFDPPAKQVTLERNYRSTQPILEASNAVIGLASERYTKNLWTDKASAQRPHLVTVADDADQARYIVEQVLAAREAGMKLKAQAVLFRAAHHSAALEIELTRRNIPFVKFGGLKFLDSVHVKDVLAVLRWAENPRDRVAGFRVVQLLPGVGPATAARVLDDIAARADALQSGGAPDAAHAVAGCTANALAAFAPPARALEDWHPFVAMMASACGRQTPWPAEFEMVRRWYEPHLERNHEDASIRQADLAQMESIAGTYASRERFLTELTLDPPDATSDESGVPLIDEDYLILSTIHSAKGQEWRNVFVLNGVDGCIPSDLGTGSEEEIDEERRLLYVAMTRAKEDLHIVMPQRFYVHNQTHLADRHVWASRTRFIPAHLLPLFDSHAWPPAPVVSAPTRAGLAAAAQAKIEIAAKLRKMWD, from the coding sequence ATGGATATACAGTATGCGTCGCCCTCACTATCCGACCCGCCAATCGTGCTTTCCGTCGCCGATTCTCCGTCCTCGTCATCCTCTGCCGCGACGGATTCGCCCGCAGCGGCGGCCACCGCCGCCACTTCCGACTGGCTGGCGAAGCTCAACGACGCCCAGCGCGAAGCTGTCGAATACGGCACCGACGACATCGCGCATCCGTCCGGCGCGCTGCTGGTCATCGCGGGCGCGGGCTCCGGCAAGACGAACACGCTCGCGCACCGCGTCGCGAATCTGGTCGTCAAGGGCGTCGATCCGCGCCGCATCCTGCTGCTGACGTTCTCGCGCCGCGCCGCGCTCGAAATGACCCGGCGTGTCACGCGCATCGCGGGCGCTGCACTCGGCACGCGCGCGGCGCTCGCGCAGGGGCTGACGTGGTCGGGCACGTTCCACGGCGTCGGCGCGCGCCTGTTGCGCGAGTACGCCGATCTGATTGGCCTCGCACCGACCTTCACGATCAACGACCGCGAAGATTCCGCCGACCTGATGAATCTCGTGCGTCACGAGCTCGGCTTGTCCGCGAAGGAAAAGCGCTTTCCGTCGAAATCGGCGTGTTTCGCGATCTACTCGCGCGTCGTGAATACGGGCGCGTCGCTGGCCGACGTGCTCAACAGCGCGTTCCCGTGGTGCCGTGAATGGGAAGCCGATCTGCGCATGCTGTTTGCCGCGTATGTCGACGCGAAGCAGAAGCAAAGCGTGCTCGACTACGACGACTTGCTGCTCTACTGGTCGCACATGGCGGCCGAGCCCGCCATTGCCGCTGATCTCTCCGGCCGTTTCGATCATGTGCTCGTCGACGAGTATCAGGACACCAACCGTCTGCAGGCGTCGATCCTGCTCGCGCTGAAGCCCGACGGGCGCGGGCTGACGGTGGTCGGCGACGACGCGCAGTCGATCTATTCGTTTCGCGGCGCGACCGTGCGCAACATTCTCGACTTCCCCTCGCATTTCGATCCGCCCGCGAAACAGGTCACGCTGGAGCGCAACTATCGCTCGACGCAGCCGATCCTCGAAGCTTCGAACGCGGTGATCGGCCTTGCGTCCGAGCGTTACACGAAGAACCTGTGGACCGACAAGGCGTCGGCGCAACGCCCGCATCTCGTCACTGTCGCCGACGACGCGGACCAGGCGCGCTACATCGTCGAGCAGGTGCTCGCCGCGCGCGAGGCGGGCATGAAGCTGAAGGCGCAGGCGGTGCTGTTTCGCGCCGCGCATCACAGCGCCGCGCTCGAAATCGAGCTGACGCGGCGCAACATTCCGTTCGTGAAGTTCGGCGGCCTGAAGTTTCTCGACTCCGTCCATGTGAAGGACGTGCTGGCCGTGCTGCGCTGGGCGGAGAATCCGCGCGATCGCGTCGCGGGTTTTCGCGTCGTGCAGTTGCTGCCGGGGGTCGGGCCCGCGACGGCTGCGCGCGTGCTCGACGACATCGCCGCGCGGGCCGACGCGCTGCAGTCAGGCGGCGCGCCGGATGCCGCGCATGCAGTTGCGGGCTGCACGGCGAATGCGCTCGCCGCGTTCGCGCCGCCGGCGCGCGCGCTCGAAGACTGGCATCCGTTCGTGGCGATGATGGCGTCCGCATGCGGACGGCAGACGCCCTGGCCCGCCGAGTTCGAAATGGTGCGGCGCTGGTACGAGCCGCATCTCGAGCGCAATCACGAGGATGCGTCGATTCGCCAGGCCGATCTTGCGCAGATGGAGAGCATCGCGGGCACGTACGCGTCGCGCGAGCGCTTCCTGACGGAGCTGACGCTCGATCCGCCCGATGCCACCAGCGACGAATCCGGCGTTCCGCTGATCGACGAAGACTATCTGATCCTGTCGACGATCCATTCAGCGAAAGGGCAGGAGTGGCGCAACGTGTTCGTGCTCAACGGCGTCGACGGCTGCATTCCGTCCGATCTCGGCACGGGCAGCGAAGAGGAAATCGACGAGGAGCGGCGCCTGCTGTATGTGGCAATGACGCGCGCGAAAGAGGACCTGCATATCGTGATGCCGCAGCGGTTCTACGTGCACAACCAGACGCATCTCGCCGACCGGCACGTGTGGGCGTCGCGCACGCGCTTTATTCCGGCGCATCTGCTGCCGCTGTTCGATTCGCATGCGTGGCCGCCCGCGCCCGTCGTGTCGGCGCCGACGCGAGCGGGGCTGGCCGCCGCCGCGCAAGCGAAAATAGAAATCGCGGCGAAGCTCAGAAAAATGTGGGACTGA
- a CDS encoding CreA family protein — MKLALPCACIARAAAFLAASAAFTCAPLAQAEEVASVNTNFHITGSDRVVVEAYDDPAVQGVTCYVSRARTGGIKGTLGIAEDPTEASIACRQVAAIKISEPLRQQADVFTERMSLIFKTLHVVRVVDSKRNTLVYLTYSDRVATGSAKNSVTAVPMPAGTTIPVR; from the coding sequence ATGAAACTCGCCCTGCCCTGTGCGTGCATCGCGCGCGCCGCCGCCTTCCTCGCCGCTTCGGCAGCGTTCACCTGCGCGCCGCTCGCGCAGGCCGAGGAAGTCGCCAGCGTCAACACGAACTTTCATATCACCGGCTCGGATCGCGTGGTCGTCGAAGCGTACGACGATCCCGCCGTGCAGGGCGTCACCTGCTACGTGTCGCGGGCGCGCACGGGCGGCATCAAGGGCACGCTCGGGATCGCCGAAGATCCAACCGAGGCATCGATCGCGTGCCGCCAGGTCGCGGCCATCAAGATTTCCGAGCCGCTGCGCCAGCAGGCCGACGTATTCACGGAACGGATGTCGCTGATCTTCAAGACGCTGCACGTGGTGCGCGTCGTCGATTCGAAGCGCAATACGCTCGTGTACCTGACCTACAGCGACCGCGTCGCGACGGGTAGCGCGAAGAACAGCGTCACGGCCGTGCCGATGCCCGCCGGCACGACGATTCCCGTTCGCTGA
- the fdxA gene encoding ferredoxin FdxA, with amino-acid sequence MTHVVTESCIKCRYTDCVDVCPVDCFREGPNFLAIDPDECIDCAVCVAECPVNAIYAEEDVPGDQQHFTELNAELAKAWPSITKTKAPLAEADEFKDVKEKLALLER; translated from the coding sequence ATGACTCACGTTGTGACCGAAAGCTGCATCAAGTGCCGCTATACCGACTGCGTCGATGTGTGTCCGGTGGACTGCTTTCGCGAAGGTCCCAACTTCCTCGCGATCGACCCGGATGAATGCATCGACTGCGCGGTGTGCGTTGCGGAATGCCCGGTGAACGCCATCTACGCCGAGGAAGACGTGCCCGGCGACCAGCAGCACTTCACTGAGCTCAACGCCGAGCTCGCGAAGGCATGGCCCAGCATCACCAAGACCAAGGCCCCACTGGCCGAAGCCGACGAATTCAAGGACGTGAAGGAAAAGCTGGCGCTGCTCGAGCGTTGA
- the pncB gene encoding nicotinate phosphoribosyltransferase, with protein sequence MIITSLLDTDLYKFTMMQVVLHYFPAANVEYKFRCRTPNVNLVPYIDEIRSEVHKLCKLRFNEEDLDYLRRMRFIKGDFIDFLALFHLNEKYISITPSAKGNGEIEIDIKGPWLHTILFEIPVLAIVNEVYFRNTQQQPDYSEGRERLRDKIQLLGARPEFADCKIADYGTRRRFSGRWHEEVILTLKDGLRDQFTGTSNVFYAMKHGLTPLGTMAHEYLQACQALGPRLRDSQIFGFEMWAKEYRGDLGIALSDVYGMQAFLRDFDMYFCKLFDGARHDSGDPFDWGERLLAHYEANRCDPRTKVLVFSDALDIPKVLQLYERFRGRCKLAFGVGTNLTNDLGYNPLQIVIKMVKCNGQPVAKLSDSPGKNMCEDKAYLAYLRQVFGIDQPEEEAAGK encoded by the coding sequence ATGATCATTACTTCGCTGCTCGACACTGACCTGTACAAGTTCACGATGATGCAGGTGGTGCTGCATTATTTCCCGGCTGCCAACGTCGAATACAAGTTCCGCTGCCGCACGCCGAACGTCAACCTCGTGCCGTACATCGACGAGATTCGCAGCGAAGTGCACAAGCTCTGCAAGCTGCGCTTCAACGAAGAGGATCTCGACTATCTCCGCCGGATGCGCTTCATCAAGGGCGACTTCATCGACTTCCTCGCGCTCTTCCATCTGAACGAAAAGTACATATCGATCACGCCTTCGGCGAAGGGCAACGGGGAGATCGAAATCGACATCAAGGGGCCGTGGCTGCACACGATCCTCTTCGAAATCCCCGTGCTTGCCATCGTCAACGAGGTGTATTTCCGCAACACGCAGCAGCAGCCCGATTACAGCGAAGGACGTGAGCGCTTGCGCGACAAGATCCAGCTGCTCGGTGCGCGCCCCGAGTTCGCCGACTGCAAGATCGCCGACTACGGCACGCGTCGCCGCTTCTCCGGGCGCTGGCACGAAGAGGTGATTCTCACGCTCAAGGACGGGCTGCGCGACCAGTTCACGGGCACGAGCAACGTGTTCTATGCGATGAAGCACGGCCTGACGCCCCTCGGCACGATGGCGCACGAATACCTGCAGGCGTGCCAGGCACTCGGCCCGCGTCTGCGCGACTCGCAGATTTTCGGCTTCGAGATGTGGGCGAAGGAATATCGCGGCGACCTGGGCATTGCGTTGTCGGACGTGTATGGCATGCAGGCATTCCTCCGTGATTTCGACATGTACTTCTGCAAGCTCTTCGACGGCGCGCGCCATGATTCCGGCGACCCGTTCGACTGGGGCGAGCGTCTTCTCGCTCACTACGAAGCGAACCGCTGCGACCCGCGCACGAAAGTGCTCGTGTTCTCCGACGCGCTCGACATCCCGAAGGTGCTGCAGCTGTACGAGCGTTTCCGGGGCCGCTGCAAGCTCGCGTTCGGTGTAGGCACGAACCTCACGAACGACCTCGGCTACAACCCGCTGCAGATCGTCATCAAGATGGTCAAGTGCAATGGCCAGCCCGTCGCGAAGCTGTCCGATTCGCCGGGCAAGAACATGTGTGAAGACAAGGCGTACCTTGCGTATCTGCGCCAGGTGTTCGGCATCGATCAACCTGAGGAAGAAGCCGCGGGCAAGTGA
- a CDS encoding LutC/YkgG family protein translates to MDTSTARRNILARIRAGQGREPEPAASEREAAQAYLASRPQGPRPPMPADLVAHFIEQAKKMATTVDTVESLAEAPAAAHRYLSELNLPTQAIAWQTLEALPWSGSGIDIEFRKPRDEDRVGITGCFCATAETGTLVLLSGPETYASAGLLPETHIAIVPASRIVAGHEEAFNLIRSERGELPRAVNFVSGPSRTGDIEQTIVLGAHGPYRVHAIVVRGA, encoded by the coding sequence ATGGATACATCGACGGCCCGCCGCAACATCCTGGCGCGCATCCGCGCGGGGCAAGGGCGCGAGCCCGAGCCGGCCGCGTCCGAACGCGAGGCGGCGCAGGCGTATCTCGCAAGCCGTCCGCAAGGTCCGCGTCCGCCCATGCCGGCCGATCTCGTCGCGCATTTCATCGAGCAGGCAAAGAAGATGGCGACCACGGTCGATACCGTCGAGTCGCTCGCCGAAGCGCCCGCTGCCGCGCACCGTTACCTTTCCGAACTGAACCTTCCGACCCAGGCCATCGCATGGCAGACGCTCGAAGCGCTGCCCTGGAGCGGCTCGGGCATCGACATCGAGTTTCGCAAACCGCGCGACGAAGACCGCGTCGGCATCACGGGCTGCTTCTGTGCGACGGCTGAAACGGGCACGCTGGTGCTGCTGTCCGGGCCAGAGACGTATGCGTCGGCGGGCTTGCTGCCGGAGACGCATATCGCGATCGTGCCAGCCTCGCGCATCGTTGCCGGTCATGAGGAAGCGTTCAACCTGATCCGCAGCGAACGCGGCGAACTGCCGCGCGCCGTCAACTTCGTCTCCGGCCCGTCGCGTACGGGCGATATCGAACAAACCATCGTGCTGGGCGCGCACGGTCCTTATCGCGTGCATGCGATCGTCGTGCGTGGCGCGTAA
- a CDS encoding AzlC family ABC transporter permease, with amino-acid sequence MTHPAKPAHRLKELTAGARDTLPMIIGASPFGVIYGTLVASGPLHLWHGQLMSLVVFAGSAQFIALGLIAGHASYAVIWATTFVVNVRHVLYSATLAPYVSHLPSRWRWALGGLLTDEVFAVAWAHYRLHPPGSVGPYYFLGSGLSMYLNWQVWTLIGLLFGAAFPGLQSLGLDFAMAATFIAIVVPQLVAVRYLAAAATAGALAFFWQGWPYKLGLLGAVFVGVTVGVLLSLTAFQRTRAAEASR; translated from the coding sequence TTGACTCACCCTGCAAAACCCGCTCACCGTCTCAAGGAACTCACGGCCGGCGCACGCGACACGCTCCCGATGATCATCGGCGCTTCGCCGTTCGGTGTGATCTACGGCACGCTCGTCGCGTCCGGTCCGCTGCACCTGTGGCACGGCCAGCTGATGTCGTTGGTCGTGTTCGCCGGATCGGCCCAATTCATCGCACTCGGCCTGATAGCGGGCCACGCGAGCTATGCCGTCATCTGGGCCACGACTTTCGTCGTCAATGTCCGCCACGTGCTCTACAGCGCGACGCTCGCGCCGTACGTGTCACATCTGCCGTCGCGCTGGCGCTGGGCGCTCGGCGGCCTGCTCACCGACGAAGTGTTCGCCGTCGCATGGGCGCACTACCGGCTGCATCCGCCGGGTTCCGTCGGGCCGTACTACTTCCTCGGCTCGGGCCTGTCGATGTATCTCAACTGGCAGGTCTGGACGCTGATCGGCCTGCTGTTCGGCGCGGCCTTCCCCGGCCTGCAATCGCTGGGGCTCGACTTCGCGATGGCCGCGACCTTCATCGCGATCGTCGTGCCGCAACTCGTCGCCGTGCGCTATCTGGCGGCGGCGGCCACGGCCGGCGCGCTGGCATTCTTCTGGCAAGGCTGGCCGTACAAGCTCGGCCTGCTGGGCGCCGTGTTCGTCGGCGTGACGGTCGGCGTGCTGCTGTCCTTGACGGCGTTCCAGCGCACCCGCGCAGCGGAGGCATCGCGATGA